A single region of the Hyphomicrobiales bacterium genome encodes:
- the plsX gene encoding Phosphate acyltransferase: protein MSSPIRIALDAMGGDHGPAVVIPGAAKALERRPDIRFIIYGDEAQVQPLIGAHPALAKACEFRHAEIAVRMDDKPSQALRAGRYKSSMWLAIEAVKKGEADVAVSAGNTGALMAMATFCLKTLVQVERPAIAAIWPTLRGESIVLDVGATIGADARHLVELAVMGATLANVIFDIERPTVGLLNVGVEEIKGLDAIKEASRILREANLTQIEYKGFVEGSDIGRGTVDVVVTEGFSGNIALKTAEGTATQIATFLKNAMGRTLMSRIGYLFAKGAFDSLRRTLDPRRSNGGIFLGLQGSVIKSHGGTDALGFASAVELAYDMARHDLVHQIRAMLEKLQLEPVVDA from the coding sequence ATGTCCTCACCGATTAGGATCGCCCTCGACGCCATGGGCGGCGATCACGGGCCTGCCGTCGTCATTCCCGGTGCCGCCAAAGCTCTTGAGCGGCGTCCGGATATCCGTTTCATCATCTATGGTGATGAGGCACAGGTTCAGCCTCTGATCGGCGCGCATCCCGCGCTCGCCAAGGCTTGCGAATTCCGCCACGCGGAGATCGCCGTGCGGATGGATGACAAGCCGAGCCAGGCGCTCCGGGCGGGCCGCTACAAGTCCTCCATGTGGCTCGCCATCGAGGCGGTCAAGAAGGGCGAAGCGGATGTCGCAGTCTCGGCCGGCAACACCGGCGCGCTCATGGCGATGGCTACGTTCTGCCTGAAGACGCTGGTCCAGGTCGAGCGGCCAGCGATTGCCGCCATCTGGCCGACCTTGCGCGGGGAGAGCATCGTGCTCGATGTCGGCGCGACGATCGGCGCGGATGCGCGCCATCTTGTGGAACTGGCCGTGATGGGCGCGACGCTCGCCAATGTCATCTTCGATATCGAGCGCCCGACCGTCGGCTTGCTGAATGTGGGCGTCGAGGAGATCAAGGGGCTCGATGCGATCAAGGAGGCGAGCCGGATCCTGCGTGAGGCCAACCTGACGCAGATCGAATACAAGGGCTTCGTCGAAGGCAGCGACATCGGCCGTGGTACCGTGGATGTCGTGGTGACCGAAGGCTTCTCCGGCAATATCGCGCTCAAGACTGCCGAGGGAACGGCGACGCAGATTGCCACGTTCCTCAAGAATGCGATGGGCCGGACGCTGATGTCGCGCATCGGCTATCTGTTTGCCAAAGGCGCCTTCGATTCGCTGCGACGAACCCTTGACCCGCGCCGTTCGAACGGCGGTATCTTCCTGGGGCTGCAAGGCAGCGTTATCAAGAGCCACGGCGGCACGGACGCGCTCGGTTTTGCAAGCGCCGTGGAACTCGCCTATGACATGGCTCGGCATGATTTGGTCCATCAGATCCGCGCTATGTTGGAGAAACTACAGCTCGAGCCGGTCGTTGACGCCTGA
- the bpt gene encoding Aspartate/glutamate leucyltransferase translates to MTTQPRDTPQFYLTAPSACPYLPGREERKVFTHLVGKRASEINDILTQGGFRRSQTIAYRPACETCRACISVRIVVNEFAPSRSFRRVLAANADLTAEVRSATPTSEQYGLFRHYLDTRHADGGMADMTVLDYAMMVEDSHVTTRLIEYRTPGTGPYLDRSGAGDLVAVALTDILADGLSMVYSFYEPDDGHRSLGSYIILDHIAKAREFGLPYVYLGYWVEGSRKMHYKTRFRPQERLLPHGWSRID, encoded by the coding sequence GTGACCACACAGCCGCGCGATACTCCGCAGTTTTACCTGACCGCTCCGTCGGCCTGCCCCTATCTGCCTGGGCGCGAGGAACGCAAGGTGTTCACGCATCTCGTTGGAAAGCGCGCGTCGGAGATCAATGATATCCTGACGCAAGGCGGTTTCCGACGTTCACAGACCATTGCCTATCGCCCTGCCTGCGAGACCTGCCGGGCCTGTATCTCCGTCCGCATCGTGGTCAACGAGTTTGCGCCATCGCGCAGCTTCCGCCGGGTGCTTGCTGCCAACGCCGACCTCACGGCCGAGGTGCGCAGCGCAACACCGACATCCGAGCAATATGGCCTGTTCCGGCACTATCTCGACACGCGCCATGCTGATGGCGGCATGGCCGACATGACCGTGCTCGACTATGCCATGATGGTGGAGGACAGCCACGTCACGACCCGCCTGATCGAGTACAGAACACCCGGTACGGGACCGTATCTCGACCGCTCCGGCGCGGGCGATCTCGTGGCGGTGGCCTTGACCGACATTCTCGCCGACGGCCTGTCGATGGTCTACTCCTTCTACGAGCCCGACGACGGCCACCGCAGCCTCGGCAGCTACATCATCCTGGACCACATCGCCAAGGCGCGGGAATTCGGCTTACCCTATGTCTATCTGGGCTACTGGGTCGAAGGCTCGCGGAAGATGCACTACAAGACGCGCTTCCGCCCCCAGGAACGCCTGCTGCCGCATGGCTGGTCACGCATCGATTAG
- a CDS encoding putative RDD family membrane protein YckC (Evidence 3 : Putative function from multiple computational evidences), which yields MSHLPPRQVPQPMTIDDYGAIRGVITPRFFAYLIDLVVIALLMLVLFMVVAVLGAITFGLAWFLFPLIGACTGILYSAVTVSGERQSTIGMRLMGLKVIGPYGRPDFITAAIHALFFYVAASTGFLLAIDIITAFLRSDRRMLHDVLAQLTVIRD from the coding sequence GTGAGCCATTTGCCGCCGCGCCAGGTGCCCCAGCCTATGACGATCGACGACTACGGTGCGATTCGCGGGGTCATCACGCCGCGCTTCTTCGCCTATCTCATAGACCTCGTCGTCATCGCACTCCTGATGCTCGTGCTCTTCATGGTGGTGGCCGTCCTCGGCGCCATCACCTTCGGCCTTGCCTGGTTCCTGTTTCCTTTGATCGGCGCCTGCACGGGCATCCTTTACAGCGCGGTCACGGTCAGTGGCGAACGCCAGTCCACCATCGGCATGCGCCTCATGGGCCTGAAGGTCATCGGCCCCTACGGCCGGCCGGACTTCATCACGGCAGCCATCCATGCCTTGTTTTTTTATGTCGCCGCCAGCACAGGCTTCCTGCTCGCCATCGACATCATCACCGCCTTCCTGCGGAGCGACCGGCGGATGCTTCATGATGTGCTCGCGCAACTCACCGTGATCCGTGATTGA
- a CDS encoding Branched-chain amino acid transport system permease protein — translation MRRLVVLFLIGLGVMAATACARLVDAEQERVCRAVLPAINLDSEIVDVAAPLSGPLPNSLRIDYTAKDRAGRLRGRVLLCRFAGTGLAADKSLLIGIATERGPVSDANFYFLKRFYLDAPEEEKADVSAAKPTPQVSRSVGLGLQQAVSALPLLAIYGLIASTYALIFGLIGRINLAFGQFAVLGGTATTLGVAIALAGGISTPFVGIGLGLVFALSASGLHGVVLGRVAVAPLRDASGQRVLIASLGLSIAMAEYLRLAQGSYAQWLPPLWNNPLPLAQAEGFAVTTTPMNLAISVAGFVIAITLIVSMRLTGFGRAWRAYADDPGAAALCGINGSRLFDQTFLLACMLAGFAGFIMAIYYGNVGYTSGMSLGLKALIAAVLGGVGSVGGAFLGGLIVGAAEALWSATLPIETRDIAIYALLAVILVLRPQGLFGADPDCTTGRSSSKT, via the coding sequence ATGCGCCGCCTCGTCGTCCTGTTCCTGATCGGTCTCGGCGTCATGGCGGCGACCGCCTGCGCCAGGCTGGTGGATGCCGAGCAGGAACGGGTCTGCCGTGCCGTGCTGCCAGCAATCAATCTGGATAGCGAGATCGTCGACGTCGCCGCTCCCCTGTCCGGGCCCCTGCCCAACAGCCTGCGCATCGACTACACCGCGAAGGACCGGGCTGGACGACTGCGCGGCCGCGTTTTGCTCTGCCGGTTCGCGGGCACGGGCCTTGCTGCCGACAAGTCGCTCCTGATCGGCATCGCCACCGAGCGGGGACCGGTCTCCGACGCCAATTTCTACTTCCTGAAGCGTTTTTACCTGGACGCTCCCGAGGAGGAGAAAGCCGATGTTTCAGCGGCCAAGCCCACCCCCCAGGTATCGCGCTCCGTTGGCCTCGGCCTCCAGCAGGCTGTCTCCGCCCTGCCCTTGCTGGCCATCTACGGCCTCATTGCGAGCACCTATGCCCTGATCTTCGGATTGATCGGCCGCATCAACCTCGCCTTCGGCCAGTTCGCGGTTCTCGGCGGAACCGCCACCACCCTCGGCGTCGCGATCGCGCTCGCGGGCGGCATCTCGACGCCCTTCGTCGGCATCGGACTAGGACTTGTGTTCGCGCTCTCTGCGTCGGGCCTGCATGGGGTCGTGCTTGGCCGCGTCGCCGTCGCCCCTCTTCGCGACGCCAGTGGCCAACGTGTTCTGATAGCAAGCCTCGGGCTGTCGATCGCGATGGCCGAGTATCTGCGCCTCGCCCAGGGCAGCTATGCCCAATGGCTACCGCCGCTCTGGAACAATCCTCTGCCGCTCGCGCAAGCCGAAGGGTTCGCTGTGACGACGACGCCCATGAATCTGGCGATCAGCGTGGCCGGCTTCGTCATCGCCATCACCCTCATCGTCTCGATGCGCCTGACCGGCTTTGGCAGGGCCTGGCGTGCCTATGCCGATGATCCCGGCGCCGCCGCGCTGTGCGGCATCAACGGCAGCCGGCTGTTCGACCAGACATTTCTGCTGGCCTGCATGCTGGCCGGCTTTGCCGGCTTCATCATGGCGATCTACTACGGCAACGTCGGCTATACCTCAGGAATGTCACTGGGCCTCAAGGCCCTCATCGCGGCCGTGCTTGGCGGTGTCGGATCCGTGGGCGGGGCGTTTCTTGGCGGCCTGATCGTCGGCGCAGCGGAGGCCTTGTGGTCGGCGACCCTGCCCATTGAAACCCGCGACATCGCGATCTACGCATTGCTTGCGGTCATTCTTGTCCTGCGACCACAGGGCCTGTTCGGCGCAGATCCGGATTGCACAACCGGCCGCAGCTCGTCAAAAACATGA
- the tdcB gene encoding L-threonine ammonia-lyase: MPTTTDAILTLADIERAAGILGNAVVRSPLLASPSLSTLTGAEVYVKYENMQPTGSFKERGALVKLSSLTPEERRRGVIAMSAGNHAQAVAYHAKRLGIPATIVMPQATPLVKVENTRAHGAHVVLDGETLSESAVRAETIAIAENLVFIHPYDDKAIMAGQGTVGLEILADNPDLDVLVIPIGGGGLFAGIATAAKALKPGIELIGVEAALYPSFSNALSGREAPIGGPTIAEGIAVKNVGKLTLPVVRQLASEVLVVDEEVLESAVNAYATLQRSMAEGAGAAALAALLAYPERFKGRKVGLVLSGGNIDARLLASVMVRALERADRIVSFRVITNDGPGLLGRIASRLGELGANILEVSHGRLFLDVPAKGVSIDLTIETRDAEHSRRILSALAEDGLAPTRVDARSRAEQGH, encoded by the coding sequence GTGCCGACAACGACCGATGCAATCCTCACCCTTGCCGATATTGAAAGGGCTGCCGGCATCCTCGGCAACGCCGTTGTCCGGTCGCCACTCCTCGCCTCGCCTTCCCTGAGCACGCTGACCGGCGCGGAGGTTTACGTCAAATACGAGAACATGCAGCCCACCGGCTCTTTCAAGGAGCGCGGCGCGCTCGTGAAGCTTTCGAGCCTCACACCGGAGGAGCGCCGACGGGGTGTTATCGCGATGTCCGCTGGCAACCACGCCCAGGCCGTCGCCTATCATGCTAAACGCCTCGGCATTCCCGCGACGATCGTCATGCCCCAGGCGACGCCGCTAGTGAAGGTCGAGAACACCCGCGCCCACGGCGCGCATGTCGTGCTGGATGGCGAGACCCTATCCGAATCCGCAGTCCGCGCGGAAACAATCGCTATCGCCGAAAACCTAGTGTTCATCCACCCCTATGATGACAAGGCGATCATGGCCGGCCAGGGCACGGTCGGGCTCGAAATCCTGGCCGACAATCCCGATCTCGATGTGCTGGTCATTCCCATCGGCGGTGGCGGCCTGTTCGCCGGCATTGCCACGGCAGCCAAGGCGCTGAAGCCCGGGATCGAACTCATCGGCGTGGAGGCGGCGCTCTATCCGTCCTTCTCCAACGCGCTGTCCGGCCGGGAGGCGCCGATCGGCGGCCCGACCATCGCCGAGGGCATCGCGGTGAAGAACGTGGGCAAGCTGACCCTGCCGGTGGTGCGCCAGCTCGCCAGTGAGGTGCTGGTGGTCGACGAAGAGGTGCTGGAAAGCGCCGTGAACGCCTATGCCACGCTCCAGCGCAGCATGGCGGAGGGCGCGGGCGCGGCGGCGCTGGCCGCCCTGCTTGCCTATCCCGAGCGCTTCAAGGGCCGCAAGGTCGGGCTCGTCCTCAGCGGCGGCAATATCGATGCCCGGCTCCTGGCCTCAGTAATGGTGCGGGCGCTGGAACGGGCCGACCGCATCGTCTCCTTCCGTGTAATCACCAACGACGGCCCGGGGCTGCTCGGCCGCATCGCGAGCCGGCTCGGCGAACTCGGTGCCAATATTCTCGAAGTCTCCCACGGGCGGTTGTTTCTTGATGTGCCCGCCAAAGGCGTATCCATCGATCTCACCATCGAGACCCGGGATGCCGAGCATTCGCGGCGCATTCTGAGCGCGCTCGCCGAGGATGGCCTCGCCCCTACACGCGTCGACGCGAGAAGCCGGGCCGAACAGGGCCATTGA
- the fabH gene encoding 3-oxoacyl-(acyl carrier protein) synthase 3, whose protein sequence is MSRLRSVVCGGGAYLPERIMTNSDIAGLVETSDEWIVQRTGIRARHIAAEGETTSMLAVRAAQAALTDAGVSADEIDLIIVATSTPDYTFPATATQVQAELGITHGAAFDLQAVCSGFVFALATADKFLTSGSHRRALVIGAETFSRLLDWSDRTTCVLFGDGAGAIVLEAQEVSGGPGDRGVLTTHLRSDGRHRNKLFVDGGPGSTRTVGHLRMEGREVFRHAVGMITDVIEDAFRATGFTAQDIDWFVPHQANKRIIDASAQKLGIAPEKVVITVDQHGNTSAASIPLALAAARADGRIKRGDLVLLEAMGGGFTWGSALVRW, encoded by the coding sequence GTGTCTCGGCTGAGATCAGTCGTTTGCGGCGGCGGGGCTTACCTGCCTGAACGCATCATGACCAACAGTGACATCGCCGGTCTGGTCGAGACCTCCGACGAGTGGATCGTACAACGCACGGGCATCCGGGCTCGCCACATCGCGGCCGAAGGGGAGACCACGTCGATGCTGGCCGTGCGCGCCGCCCAGGCCGCGCTCACGGACGCTGGTGTCTCCGCTGACGAGATCGATCTCATCATCGTCGCGACATCGACGCCGGACTATACTTTCCCGGCGACTGCGACCCAGGTGCAGGCGGAACTCGGCATCACCCATGGTGCGGCCTTCGACCTCCAGGCGGTCTGCTCAGGCTTCGTCTTTGCCTTGGCGACAGCCGACAAGTTCCTGACCTCTGGGTCCCATCGCCGGGCGCTCGTCATCGGCGCCGAGACCTTCTCACGCCTGCTCGACTGGAGCGACCGCACCACCTGTGTGCTGTTCGGCGACGGGGCCGGCGCTATCGTGCTGGAAGCTCAGGAGGTGTCAGGCGGTCCCGGCGACCGGGGGGTCCTTACCACCCATCTGCGTTCCGATGGCCGACACCGCAACAAGCTCTTCGTGGATGGCGGGCCCGGTTCGACCCGTACCGTCGGACATCTGAGGATGGAGGGGCGTGAGGTCTTCCGCCACGCGGTCGGCATGATCACGGATGTCATCGAGGACGCTTTCCGCGCCACGGGTTTCACGGCCCAGGATATCGACTGGTTCGTCCCCCATCAGGCCAATAAGCGGATCATCGACGCCAGCGCTCAGAAGCTCGGTATCGCGCCCGAGAAGGTGGTCATCACCGTTGACCAGCATGGCAACACCTCCGCCGCGTCTATTCCGCTGGCGCTGGCAGCGGCCCGTGCGGACGGACGTATCAAGCGCGGTGATCTGGTGCTCCTCGAAGCCATGGGCGGTGGTTTCACCTGGGGCAGCGCGCTCGTCCGATGGTGA
- a CDS encoding hypothetical protein (Evidence 5 : Unknown function): MLRNVEFFPDFADGAKGVWAFVHRLLLRALVLDSAGSGYASDPKSLPRSDLIVMAQPGLAQLGLPKNIADSDDTISQG, encoded by the coding sequence GTGCTGCGGAACGTCGAGTTCTTCCCCGACTTCGCTGATGGTGCGAAAGGCGTCTGGGCCTTTGTCCACCGTCTACTCCTCCGTGCACTCGTTCTCGATTCAGCCGGCTCCGGCTATGCCAGCGATCCGAAATCGCTCCCCCGCTCAGACCTAATCGTCATGGCTCAACCGGGTCTAGCTCAACTGGGTCTGCCCAAAAACATAGCCGACTCAGATGACACGATCTCTCAAGGATAA
- a CDS encoding Ubiquinol-cytochrome C chaperone codes for MILKLFRSRPRDAAASALFERVNAAARAPQLYRDGWIVDTVEGRFESLTLHAVLLLRRLRVLPEPAPDLAQEFVDRLFLEIERAFREIGIGDLAVPKRMKAYAKAFYGRAASYDEALADKDDTALRAALERNIGVTGGDAQAELAAYIRAADQHLAGFDFDGLLSSGALFPEPGAVPRGSIHRGSAAPDANPDKEGD; via the coding sequence ATGATTCTCAAGTTATTTCGTTCCCGACCGCGTGATGCTGCTGCTTCGGCGTTGTTCGAACGGGTGAACGCAGCCGCTCGGGCGCCGCAACTTTACCGCGACGGTTGGATCGTGGATACCGTCGAGGGCCGATTTGAATCGCTCACCCTGCATGCGGTCTTGCTTCTTCGGCGCCTCAGGGTGCTGCCTGAGCCCGCCCCCGATCTTGCGCAGGAATTTGTGGATCGTCTTTTCCTCGAAATCGAGCGGGCGTTCCGGGAAATCGGGATTGGCGATCTCGCCGTGCCCAAGCGTATGAAAGCCTATGCCAAGGCCTTCTACGGGCGCGCGGCGAGCTATGACGAGGCGCTGGCGGACAAGGACGATACGGCGTTGCGTGCTGCGCTGGAGCGCAACATCGGTGTCACCGGCGGGGATGCGCAAGCTGAGCTGGCTGCTTATATCAGAGCAGCGGACCAGCATCTGGCAGGGTTTGATTTCGACGGTCTTCTTTCCTCAGGGGCGCTCTTTCCCGAACCGGGGGCGGTGCCGCGGGGATCGATCCACCGGGGAAGCGCGGCTCCGGATGCGAATCCTGATAAGGAGGGAGATTGA
- the ihfA gene encoding Integration host factor subunit alpha: MAGRTVTRADLCEVVYQKVGLSRTESAALVELVLSEMCDCLARGETVKLSSFGSFVVRDKGERVGRNPKTGIEVPIDPRRVMVFKPSNVLRARINGLEVEDEA, from the coding sequence ATGGCAGGTCGGACGGTAACGCGCGCGGACCTCTGCGAAGTGGTCTATCAGAAGGTCGGACTATCCCGGACTGAATCGGCCGCGCTCGTCGAGCTTGTTCTCAGCGAAATGTGCGATTGCCTGGCACGCGGCGAGACCGTGAAGCTTTCGTCCTTCGGTTCCTTCGTCGTGCGCGACAAGGGCGAACGCGTGGGACGCAACCCCAAGACCGGCATCGAGGTGCCGATCGATCCCCGGCGCGTGATGGTCTTCAAGCCCTCGAACGTGCTGCGTGCCCGCATCAATGGCCTGGAAGTCGAGGACGAGGCCTGA
- a CDS encoding Beta-barrel assembly machine subunit BamE, translated as MGRMKLRETRLLSRRSMTLALGATLLTGLAACSGRETITRGYVLDERALAEIRPGTSVDTVLAKLGTPSTVSTVGNKTFYYISQTLKRTVQFMEPSIVDQRVIAVYFNSAFKVERVANYGIQDGQIFDFISRTTASSGQEQSFLRQIFRGAGGSSFNPFGA; from the coding sequence ATGGGCCGAATGAAACTGCGCGAGACTCGACTTCTCTCACGGCGTTCGATGACGTTGGCGCTTGGCGCCACTCTTCTCACGGGCCTCGCCGCCTGCTCGGGCCGCGAAACCATTACCCGTGGCTATGTGCTGGACGAACGCGCATTGGCTGAGATCAGGCCGGGAACGAGCGTCGATACGGTTCTCGCCAAGCTGGGCACACCCTCCACCGTTTCAACCGTGGGCAACAAGACCTTCTACTACATCAGCCAGACCCTGAAACGGACGGTTCAGTTCATGGAGCCGTCGATCGTCGACCAGCGGGTGATCGCCGTCTATTTCAATTCGGCCTTCAAGGTCGAGCGCGTTGCCAACTATGGCATCCAGGACGGCCAGATTTTCGACTTCATCTCCCGCACCACCGCGTCGAGCGGCCAGGAGCAGAGCTTCCTCCGCCAGATCTTCCGCGGCGCGGGCGGCAGCAGCTTCAACCCCTTCGGCGCCTGA
- a CDS encoding conserved hypothetical protein (Evidence 4 : Unknown function but conserved in other organisms), with protein MAAREDHPLHWPCAVVDIPPQGLELERSATPEELVALAGSFGLPAIHRLDASFRLSGTPKRIKVRGEVRARIEQICVVTLEPFASDVAEPIEVDFAAEPSRRALEERRLDDWDGEVSRSRGGRRGSEPESRSAEMRLSDADPPDEIVDGAIDLGQLAAEFLALGVDPYPRKPGAVFQSDDEEGDGAPARKDGNSEQVDKPSPFAALSRLRTKSEGQN; from the coding sequence ATGGCAGCACGAGAAGACCATCCTTTGCATTGGCCTTGCGCCGTTGTGGATATCCCGCCCCAGGGCCTGGAGTTGGAGCGCAGCGCAACCCCCGAGGAGCTGGTGGCTCTGGCCGGGAGTTTCGGGCTGCCTGCTATCCATCGCCTTGATGCGAGTTTCCGTCTGTCTGGGACGCCCAAGCGCATCAAGGTGCGGGGAGAGGTGCGGGCTCGTATCGAGCAGATCTGCGTCGTGACGCTGGAACCCTTCGCAAGCGATGTGGCCGAGCCGATCGAGGTGGACTTCGCGGCGGAGCCGTCCAGACGTGCGCTTGAGGAGCGTCGGCTGGATGATTGGGACGGGGAGGTGAGTCGCTCCCGTGGAGGCAGGCGAGGAAGCGAGCCCGAAAGCCGTAGCGCGGAGATGCGCCTGTCGGATGCGGATCCACCCGATGAAATCGTCGATGGCGCGATCGATCTCGGCCAGTTGGCCGCCGAATTCCTCGCCCTTGGCGTTGATCCCTATCCGCGTAAGCCCGGGGCGGTCTTCCAGTCGGATGACGAGGAGGGGGATGGCGCGCCGGCGCGAAAGGACGGAAACTCGGAACAGGTTGACAAACCGTCGCCTTTTGCCGCGTTGTCACGGTTGAGAACAAAGTCCGAGGGGCAAAACTAG
- a CDS encoding MerR-like DNA binding protein: MDKGPDAFRTISEVGEELDVPQHVLRFWETRFTQIKPLKRGGGRRYYRPDDVELLRGIRHLLYGEGYTIKGVQRILKQEGVRFVQQVWQEPHQLSSISAGQRFADDFDDADTDDGRGHAAAAAGEFRAGGRPEEHAHHGEQQSLEAVWQQTPTMPVVDNDLHESSPQAGSRTYQLRNHEALHGPETARGVQSADSGSLDSTDDRLEPDDAFAALGSSGLDETSVTRLSMVLDELRECRRLIAIARGGADDDN; this comes from the coding sequence GTGGACAAAGGCCCAGACGCCTTTCGCACCATCAGCGAAGTCGGGGAAGAACTCGACGTTCCGCAGCACGTCCTGCGTTTCTGGGAAACGCGTTTCACACAGATCAAGCCGCTCAAGCGCGGCGGCGGGCGACGCTACTATCGCCCCGACGATGTCGAGCTTCTACGCGGCATCCGCCATCTTCTCTACGGTGAAGGCTACACGATCAAGGGTGTCCAGCGCATCCTGAAGCAGGAGGGGGTGCGCTTCGTCCAGCAGGTATGGCAGGAGCCCCATCAGCTTTCATCGATCAGCGCCGGCCAGCGTTTCGCCGATGATTTCGATGACGCCGATACGGACGATGGCCGTGGCCATGCGGCTGCTGCGGCGGGCGAGTTCCGGGCGGGTGGCAGGCCGGAGGAGCATGCTCATCACGGCGAGCAGCAGAGCCTTGAGGCGGTATGGCAGCAGACCCCGACCATGCCTGTGGTCGACAACGATCTGCATGAGTCATCCCCCCAGGCCGGCTCGCGGACCTATCAGCTGCGGAACCATGAGGCCTTGCATGGCCCGGAGACCGCGCGCGGCGTGCAGAGCGCAGACAGTGGCTCGCTGGACAGCACGGATGACAGGCTGGAGCCTGACGATGCCTTCGCGGCACTCGGAAGCAGCGGTCTCGATGAAACTTCGGTGACGCGCCTCAGCATGGTGCTGGACGAACTACGCGAATGCCGCCGCCTGATAGCCATCGCGCGCGGGGGCGCCGATGATGATAATTGA